The region AGCAGTGCCTGGACGTTCCGCAGGCCGGCCCCGCAGCCAGTGCAGACAAGTTCAAGGTCCACCAGAACTACGTCGCCCTGCCCGCCAGCGAAGCCTTCCGCATCGAGTACTGGGCCCTTGAAGAAGCCAAGATCCGCCGCCAGCCACCCGAGAAAGAACTCAGCCGCCGCATCGCATTGATCGTCGGAGGAGGCAGCGGCATCGGCCGTGAGGTCGCTCTGCTCGCAGCCGAGCGTGGAGCCCACGTCGTCGTCGCGGACCGTGACACCAAGGGCGCCGAGTCCGTAGCCGCAGAGGTCAAAGCCCTCATCGGCAAGGAAGCCGTCACCCACGTCGCCATCGACATCACCGACCGCAAGGCCATCCGCTCGGCCCTGGACGCCACGATCGCGCAGTTTGGTGGAATAGACATCCTCATCAACACCGCCGCCATCTTCCCCTCATCGCCCGACGGCATCATCAACGACAACCTCTGGGCTGTCACCCTTGAGGTCAACGTCACCGCGAACTTCAAGCTGACCGACGAAGCCGCAATCATCTTCAAGGAGCAGGGAATCGACGGCTCCATCGTCCTCACCTCCTCCGCCAACGCCGTCGTCGCCAAGCGTGGCTCCGAAGCCTACGACGTCTCGAAGGCCGCTCTCAGCCACCTCGTCCGCGAGCTGGCCGTCTCCATGAGCCCTCTCGTTCGCGTCAACGGCATCTCGCCCGCCACGGTCGTCAAGGGAAGCACCATGTTCCCCCGCGACCGCGTCATCGCCTCCTTGAGCAAGTACAACCTGCCCTTCCAGGAGACGATGACAGACGACGAACTCCGCAACGTCCTAGCCGGCTTCTACGCCAAGCGCACCCTCACTCACACCCCCATTGACCCCCGCGACTGCGCCCAGGCCATCATGTTTTTGGCCGGCCCCGCAGCCCGCTGCACCACCGGCCACCTTATCCCGGTAGACGGCGGTTTGGTTGAGGCTTACCTCCGCTAAGGGTCTTTGCCGCTGTTTGTTTCAAGTCGTCATTCTGAGCGAAGCTCAGAACCTCCGTATTGGCTTTCGCCGTTGCATTTGTTCTTGCTTCTGAGATAGGCCGGGGATTCAGCCCCGGCCTATCAGGAACACCAACAAATCCGGGCTTCAGCCCCCGGGACCTGCTCTCCGATCGCCCGCCATCTATCTCTTACGGAGCCCACCCGTGCCTCACCCCACCGACCCCCGCGCCCTCATCGCCATAGACCTCGGCGCCGAATCCTGTCGCGTCTCCCTCCTCCGCTGGATCGATTCCAAGCCCACCCTCACCCTCGTCCACCGCTTCCCAAACTCCCCCCGCGAAACCCCGCAAGGCCTCCGCTGGGACCTGGCTCACATAAAAAAGGGCCTTCACCAGGGCCTCACAGAAGCCGCCGCACTAGCCCCAGAGGGCATCCGCTCCATAGCCGTAGACGGCTGGGCCGTAGACTACGTCCGCCTCAACGAAAGCAGCGTAGCCACAGCAGACCCCTATTGCTACCGCGACGAGCGCACCTTGGCCTCTGAAGCCGCCCTCCATAAGATCATCTCCGCAGACCGCATGCGAGAGATCACCGGCATAGGCATCCTCCGCATCAACACCCTCTACCAGCAATCAGCAGACACCCCGGATAATCAGCAACGACCCTGGCTCAACCTCCCCGAGTACATCCTCCACACCCTCGGAGCCCGCCCGGTCGCCGAGTACACCAACGCCACCCACACCCAGATGATCGACCTCGCCACCCGCACCTGGTCCTCAGAAATCCTGACCGCAGCCTCCCTCCCGATAACAACCTTCCCCGAACTAGTCCCCCCCGGCACCCAGCTAGGCCGCCTGACAGGCCCCTTGGCCGCCCTTCCAGCCTACAAAGACACCATCCTCATAGCCCCCGCCACTCACGACACCGCCTCCGCCATCGCCGGCATCCCCGCCCATGGTGACGACTGGGCCTACATCTCCTCCGGCACCTGGTCTTTAGTCGGCACTCTCCTTGAGACCCCAAGCAATCACCCCGAAGCCGCCGCCGACAACTTCACCAACCTCGGCGCAGCCGGCGGCCTCACCTGCTTCCACAAGAACGTCAACGGCATGTGGCTCATCCGCCAGTCCATCGACTTCTGGTGCGAAAACGGCCAAACCTGGACCGTCCAGGACCTCGTAGCCGCAGCAGAAAAACTCCCCGCCCCCACGGACCTCCTCGACGTAGACGACCCCGACCTACTGCTCCCCGGCCACATGCCCCAGCGCATCAACAAGCAACTCACCACCCGCAGCCTGCCAAAAATCGATGAGAATGACGCCCCCGCCATCGCCAACCTCATCTTCCACTCCCTCGCCGCCCGTTACGCCCAGGTCCTTATCCACATCGCCCTCCACTCCGGCAAGACCTTCCGTCGTCTTTTCCTCGTCGGAGGCGGCAGCCAGAACCTCTTCCTCAACCGCCTCACGGAAGCCGCAACCGGCCTGCAAGTCCACAGGGGCTCCCAGGAATCCAGCACCCTCGGCAACTTCGCCATCCAGCTAGCCAGCCTCGAAACCCCCGAAGGCACCCCCATCACCCCCGCCCAGATCTCCCATTGGGCCCAGGTCCTCGAGCACGCTCCCCACACCGCACCCAAAAACTGAAGACAGAAAAAGACAAAACCACCAGATGGAAAGCCGGAGGTGTCTCTCGTCGTTTTCTCTGGAGGGACCCGCTCATCCGCCGCCCATCCCCTTCGCCCTGCAATAGTTCCATTCCGCCGCGATTAATACTTTGTTCACCCAACGAAACTTCCCTCGCCAAAATCGCGTCTCAGTTTCTATCAACGCATCATTGGAAAAATTCAGTCAAAGGAACTCGCATGGCACTTAAGCTGACCTACTGGACCCTCACCCTGATGTTCTTTGTCGCACTCACCTTCTCCTTTGAAGGTCACGCCTACGCCTACGTCGACCCAGGCTCAAGCCTGCTCCTCTTCCAAAGCGTCAGCACTGTCGCCACCGGCGTCCTATTCTACTTCCGCCGCCGCATCAAGCGCCTCTTCACCCGCACGCCTGTGAAGCCCGCCCAGCAACCCGCAATCCCTGTCCTCGCCCGCAAACAGTAACACCCGCGCAGTTCCCGTTCGGATGAGAGGGGGGCTTCAGCCCCCCGTCCACGGACGAGAAAAGAAGGGGCTTTAGCCTCGGGTCTTCCCCATCTCGGCGCAAAGCCCCTACCCACAGAACTGGCCTCTCCGTACATGATTGCTGCGCCTCCCCTCCATACCTTCCGAGATCCATCCGGCTCCGTCGAACTCCGCACCGACGCCATCTACCGCACCGTGCACGCCCCGCACGACGAAGAGCTCCTCTCCTTCCTCGCCACTCCCCTCGCCGCCACCCTCGTAGCCCAGGGTCGCCTCGTCGCTTCTGAACAAATTGAGACAAGCCCCACCGTCCTCCGCCACCCTCGCATCGCCTTCCCGTCCTATCCCTGGGAGTGGTCCCCGGCCGAGTGGCTTGCCGCCGCCGAACTCACCCTCAACCTCTCCCTCGACCTCCTCGCCGAAGGCTGGATACTCAAGGACGCCACCCCTCTCAACGTCCTCTTCAACGGCCCAGACCCAATCTTCGTAGACGTAGGCTCCATCGCCCGGCTCGACACCACCCAGCCCATCTGGTTTGCTTACGGACAGTTCATCCGCACTTTCCTGCTCCCCATGCTGGCCTATTCGCGCCTCGGCTGGCCTCTCAGCGCCACCATCGCACGCCGCGACGGCTACGAGCCCGAAGACCTCTACGCGGCGCTCCCATGGACCGCCCGCCTCCGCCAGCCCGCACTCTCCGCCGTTACCCTACCCCAGTTCCTCGCCTCAAAGAAATCCTCCGCCGCCCCCATCGCGCCCCCAAAGAAGAAGCAGGACGACCCTGAACTCGTCCAGCACATCCTCCGCAAGACCTTCACCACCCTCCTCGGCCACATGCGCCGTGCCACCCCGGCTCCCCACGCCAGCACCTGGACCGGCTACACCAACGCCCTCACCCACTATGAGCAGCAGGACCGCGATGCCAAGCTCACCTTCGTCGCAGAAGCCCTGGCCCAGTCATCCCCCACCCGAGTCCTCGACGTAGGCTGCAACAGCGGCGTCTTCTCCAACCTAGCCTTCGAGGCCGGGGCAGAAGTCGTCTCCATCGACACCGATCAGCAGACGATCGACCACCTCTCCATCACCCTCCGCAACTCCGGCAAGAAGATCCTCCCCTTGGTCGTAAACCTGGCCCACCCCACCCCCGCCGCCGGCTGGCGCAACCAGGAGTCCCGTTCCTTCCTCGACCGCACCCAAGGCACCTTCGACACCGTAATGATGCTCGCCGTCATCCACCACGTCCTCCTCCGCGAGCAGATCCCCCTGGACCGCATCGCAGACCTCTGCGCCGCCATCACCACCCGCCACCTCATCCTCGAGTGGGTCCCACCCACCGACGAAAAGTTTCTGGAACTCGTCCGCGGCCGCGAATCCATCTTCGCCCCCATTACCGAGGCCGCCTTCCGCACCATCTTCGCCCAGCACTTCTCCATCCTCCGCGAGCAGACCCTTCAGAACGGCCGCATCCTCTTCCACTTCACCAAGCCCGAACCCAGTAAGCTGGAAGCGTGAAATCAGTTCTTCGTTCCGCGTCCCTTGCCTTCGCCCTCACGACCCTCTACCTACTCAACCTCACCGGCCCCCTCATCTCGCCGGAGCACGACCTCGCCTTCCACTTTCCCGCCGCCGCCTCCATCCTCTTCCTTCCCGTCCTCATTGATATCGCCCTCCTCTTCCTCGTCCTCACGGCCGTGCTCCTCGCCGCCGCTCGCAATCGCCGCGTTCAGCTCGTCGTCTGGTCGATCCTCCTGCTTCCCATCCCCGCCATCCTCCTCAGCACCATCGCCTCCTTCTCCGGCAAGCGAGTCCCCCAGCCCCTGACCCTCGCCTTCGCCTTCCTCCCCATCCTCGCCCTGCTCTTCATCGCCGTCCGCCTCCGCCATCTCATCCCCCGCTTCCGCCGTCTCCGCCCCGCCGTCGAATCCATCTTCGCCTTCATCGCCGTCAGCGGCCTCATCATCGTCGCCGAGCTCCTCTGGTTCAACTACCAGGCCCGCAACAACAACGCCCCCCCGGTCCTTCACGTCTCAACGGTCTCGCAACCAGCCCCCAACCGCATCATCTGGCTCCTCCTCGACGAGCTCTCCTACGACCAGCTCTACGAGCACCGCTACCCCGGCCTCCAGCTCCCCGCCTTTGACCGCCTCGCCGCCCAATCCTCCCTCCTCACCCACGTCGAGCCTGCCAACGAGTTCACCCGCGTCGCCGTCCCCTCCCTCCTCACCGGCGAGATCCTCGAAGACACCCGCCAATCCTCAGACGGCCTCCACCTCGGCCTCAAGGACGACGAAACCGCCCAATGGTCCCGCCTCGACCCCGCCAACACCGTCTTCGCCGACGCCCTCGCCGCCCACTACTCCACCTCCGCCGTAGGCTGGTACGAGCCCTACTGCCGCATCTTCCCCTCCGTCCTCGACCATTGCTTCTGGATCTACGGCGACGACATCCCCGGCGGCATCTCCGCCCGCCGCACCACCTCCGCCAACGTCGTCGCCTCCTTCCAGACCCTGGGCCGCCACGTCCTTGAGAACCTCCACCTCGGCCGAACCTCGGAGGATCAGGACCAGGCCCTCCGCGACGTCCACGGCCACCGCGCCGACTACCAGGCCCTCCTCACCGCCGGTGACGCCGCCCTGGCCGATCCCAGCTCCACCTTCCTCTACCTCCACATGCCCATCCCCCACCCCTTCGGCTTCTACGACCGCCGCACCCACTCCTTCCCAGACCACCAGACCTCCTACCTCGACAACCTCGCCCTCGCCGATGAATACCTCGCCCACGTCCGCCAGATCCTGGAAAAGCAAGCCCAATGGGACAACGCCACCGTCATCGTCATGGGCGACCACTCCTGGCGCACCAGCTTCGTCTGGTCCGTCTCCCCCCACTGGACCCCCGAAGAAGACCTCGCCAGCCACCACGCCAACTACGACGAGCGCCCCGCCTACCTCATCAAGCTCCCCCACCAGCAAACCCCCACCCGCATCGGCCATCGTTTCGAGGCCTCCCACACCCGCCCCCTCATCAAAGCCCTCCTGACCCACCAACTCCAAACCCCCGCCGACCTAACCGACTGGATCGACTCCCAGCAATAACCAATAACCGCCAAAGCACAACGACTGGCCAATACCAAAGTAAGCCGTCCCTGCAATGAGCCGTCACCAAAAAAGGTCGTCATTCAGAGCCTCCGTATTGGCAGTTGCCGTTGTCGTTGCCCTATGTTTGTCATTCCCGAAGGGAATCTGCTTCTGAAGTTGCAGTTGTCCTCGCCGTTGCCTGTTTTTATCCCGCTTTTATCCTCTTTATCCGCGTTGCGCCCTTCGTCTCCCCAGCCCCGAACTCCCAAAATCCCCACCCCACACAGACCGACCCCCATTCATCTGCATCTATGCATAATGACAAGACAAGAAACTCTGGAGCCGTCCGCACATGGAATTCCACATCGCACGCTCTCTCCGAGAGAAGCTGAACATCGACGACCTCCTCTTCAGCTACACCGGCAACCTCGTCTTCGCCAACGTAGCCGCCAGCCGCAAGCTCGCGCAGCAACTAAACGACTTATCCCCGGAAAAAGCCGCCATCGCCCCCGTCAACGCCGGCGCCCTCTTCGCCATGGGGCTCATTGACGAGCTCTCCCACGCCATGATCGCCAGCTATCGTCGCGACATAGACCCCGCCGTCCTGACCGATGCCCTCGCCTTTATCGAGCAGCAAACCTCCAAAGCCGAAGTAGAAAAGCTGCTCATCACCTTCACCGAGCAGTTCCCCAACACCGCCATCCTCCGCGGCCAAATCACTGCAGCCAAATGGCTTGCAGGCACCACGGAAGGCCTCCCCAACCGCGAAGCCGCCCTCGAGGAACTCCTCCTCCTCTGGCTCGCCAACAAAAACACCGCCTTCGCCCCCTTCAAGATTCTCTTCGCGGACAAAACCCTCGAAGAAAACACAACCTACAAGACCGTAACCCCCACATTCCCCACCTACTTCGCCAGCCGCCCCCAGGTTGAGATCGGCAGTCTCCTCGACGCCCTCATCGCCCCCATGCTCGCCTCGCCGGACTCCCTCACCGGCCAGTTGGACTACATCCGCGAGCACTGGTCCAAGACCCTAGGCCCCGAACTCAAGCGCCTCCTCCTCGCCATCGACGTCCTCAAGGAAGAAGACATCGCCATCTGGATGCGCTTTCACCCGCCCACGCCGGACCGCTTCGGCCACTCGGAGCCCGGGCGCCACTCCCACGGCTTCGTCGGAGACGAGTACGTCGGCTTTGACGAGGACTTCGTCGTAGGCGCAGACGGCATCCGCCGCGCCAAAAAGTACGATAAAGACCATCAGGCCCCGCTCAACGAGTACGAAGCCTTCTCCCAGGACTACGCCTGGATGCCCAACGTCGTTCTCATGGCCAAGAGCACCTACGTCTGGCTGGAGCAGCTCTCCAAAAAATATCTCCGCCACATCTACCGCCTCGACCAGATCCCGGAAGAAGAACTCCGTCTCATGGCTGATCGCGGCATGACCGGCCTCTGGCTCATCGGCCTCTGGGAGCGCAGCACAGCCTCCCGCACCATCAAGCGCCTGCGCGGCCAGGCTGACGCCGTAGCTTCCGCTTACTCGCTCAAGGAGTACCGCATCGCTGAAGACCTCGGCGGCACCCAGGCATACGAGCACCTCCGCGATCTCGCCGCCCGTCACGGCATCCGCCTCGCCTCGGACATGGTCCCAAACCACATGGGCATAGACTCCACCTGGGTCACCGAGCACCCCGACTGGTTCATCTCCCGCAACGAGTCCCCATTCCCCGTCTACTCCTTTGAAGGCCCGGACCTCTCCACAGACTCCCGCGTCGAGATCAAAATCGACGACCACTACTACGACCAGACAGACGCCGCCGTAGCCTTCCGCCTCCGCCAGCGAGCGACCGGAGAGACCAGCTTCATCTACCACGGCAACGACGGCACCACCTTCGCCTGGAACGACACCGCCCAGCTTGACTACAGCAAGGCCTTCGTCCGCGAGCAGGTCATCCAGACCATCTTCTACGTCGCCCGTCTCTTCCCCATCATCCGTTTCGACGCGGCGATGACCCTGGCCAAGCGCCACGTCCAGCGCCTCTGGTTCCCGCTCCCCGGCGTAGGCGGCTCCATTCCTTCACGGGCTGAATCCGCCATCTCCAACGAAGAGTTTGACGCCCTCATGCCCAATGAGTTCTGGCGTGAGGTCGTAGACCGCGTCGCCGTGGAAGTCCCCGGCACCCTCCTCCTCGCGGAGGCCTTCTGGCTCCTGGAAGGCTACTTCGTCCGCACCCTCGGCATGCATCGCGTCTACAACAGCGCCTTCATGAACATGATTCGCGATGAAGAAAACGCCAAGTACCGCTCCTACCTCAAAAAGACCATCGAGTTCGACCCCGACATCCTCGGCCGCTACGTCAACTTCATGTCCAACCCTGACGAAAAGACCGCCGGCGAGCAGTTCGGCGATGGCGACAAGTTCTTCGGCTCCTGCACCCTGTTGGCCACCCTCCCCGGCCTCCCCATGTTCGCCCACGGCCAGATTGAGGGCTTCAACGAGCGGTACGGCATGGACTTCAAGCAGGCCCGCATGGATGAGCACCCCAACGAAGGCCTCATGGGCCGTTACCAGCACGAAATCGCGCCCCTGCTCAAAAAGCGTTACCTCTTCGCCGGCAGCGCCAACTTCGTCCTCTACGACTTCTGGGGAGAGCACGGCTCCGTCGACGAAAACGTCTTCGCCTACTCCAACCGCGTCGGAGACGAGCGCGCCGTCGTCCTCTACAACAACGCCTATCAGTCCACACGCGGCACCATCCACATCTCCGCCGCCTCCATGGACAAGGGCAGTGGCAACCTCGTCCAGCGCAGCATCGTAGACGGCCTCGCCGTCTCCACAGACGATGGCATGGTGCTCGCCTACCGCGATCCAGTCCGTGATCTCGAATACCTTTACCGCGCCTCGGACCTCCGCGACCGCGGCCTCACCGTCGATCTCCGCGGCTACGG is a window of Granulicella tundricola MP5ACTX9 DNA encoding:
- a CDS encoding rhamnulokinase; this translates as MPHPTDPRALIAIDLGAESCRVSLLRWIDSKPTLTLVHRFPNSPRETPQGLRWDLAHIKKGLHQGLTEAAALAPEGIRSIAVDGWAVDYVRLNESSVATADPYCYRDERTLASEAALHKIISADRMREITGIGILRINTLYQQSADTPDNQQRPWLNLPEYILHTLGARPVAEYTNATHTQMIDLATRTWSSEILTAASLPITTFPELVPPGTQLGRLTGPLAALPAYKDTILIAPATHDTASAIAGIPAHGDDWAYISSGTWSLVGTLLETPSNHPEAAADNFTNLGAAGGLTCFHKNVNGMWLIRQSIDFWCENGQTWTVQDLVAAAEKLPAPTDLLDVDDPDLLLPGHMPQRINKQLTTRSLPKIDENDAPAIANLIFHSLAARYAQVLIHIALHSGKTFRRLFLVGGGSQNLFLNRLTEAATGLQVHRGSQESSTLGNFAIQLASLETPEGTPITPAQISHWAQVLEHAPHTAPKN
- a CDS encoding class I SAM-dependent methyltransferase; translation: MIAAPPLHTFRDPSGSVELRTDAIYRTVHAPHDEELLSFLATPLAATLVAQGRLVASEQIETSPTVLRHPRIAFPSYPWEWSPAEWLAAAELTLNLSLDLLAEGWILKDATPLNVLFNGPDPIFVDVGSIARLDTTQPIWFAYGQFIRTFLLPMLAYSRLGWPLSATIARRDGYEPEDLYAALPWTARLRQPALSAVTLPQFLASKKSSAAPIAPPKKKQDDPELVQHILRKTFTTLLGHMRRATPAPHASTWTGYTNALTHYEQQDRDAKLTFVAEALAQSSPTRVLDVGCNSGVFSNLAFEAGAEVVSIDTDQQTIDHLSITLRNSGKKILPLVVNLAHPTPAAGWRNQESRSFLDRTQGTFDTVMMLAVIHHVLLREQIPLDRIADLCAAITTRHLILEWVPPTDEKFLELVRGRESIFAPITEAAFRTIFAQHFSILREQTLQNGRILFHFTKPEPSKLEA
- a CDS encoding sulfatase-like hydrolase/transferase, with the protein product MKSVLRSASLAFALTTLYLLNLTGPLISPEHDLAFHFPAAASILFLPVLIDIALLFLVLTAVLLAAARNRRVQLVVWSILLLPIPAILLSTIASFSGKRVPQPLTLAFAFLPILALLFIAVRLRHLIPRFRRLRPAVESIFAFIAVSGLIIVAELLWFNYQARNNNAPPVLHVSTVSQPAPNRIIWLLLDELSYDQLYEHRYPGLQLPAFDRLAAQSSLLTHVEPANEFTRVAVPSLLTGEILEDTRQSSDGLHLGLKDDETAQWSRLDPANTVFADALAAHYSTSAVGWYEPYCRIFPSVLDHCFWIYGDDIPGGISARRTTSANVVASFQTLGRHVLENLHLGRTSEDQDQALRDVHGHRADYQALLTAGDAALADPSSTFLYLHMPIPHPFGFYDRRTHSFPDHQTSYLDNLALADEYLAHVRQILEKQAQWDNATVIVMGDHSWRTSFVWSVSPHWTPEEDLASHHANYDERPAYLIKLPHQQTPTRIGHRFEASHTRPLIKALLTHQLQTPADLTDWIDSQQ
- a CDS encoding alpha-amylase family protein, which gives rise to MEFHIARSLREKLNIDDLLFSYTGNLVFANVAASRKLAQQLNDLSPEKAAIAPVNAGALFAMGLIDELSHAMIASYRRDIDPAVLTDALAFIEQQTSKAEVEKLLITFTEQFPNTAILRGQITAAKWLAGTTEGLPNREAALEELLLLWLANKNTAFAPFKILFADKTLEENTTYKTVTPTFPTYFASRPQVEIGSLLDALIAPMLASPDSLTGQLDYIREHWSKTLGPELKRLLLAIDVLKEEDIAIWMRFHPPTPDRFGHSEPGRHSHGFVGDEYVGFDEDFVVGADGIRRAKKYDKDHQAPLNEYEAFSQDYAWMPNVVLMAKSTYVWLEQLSKKYLRHIYRLDQIPEEELRLMADRGMTGLWLIGLWERSTASRTIKRLRGQADAVASAYSLKEYRIAEDLGGTQAYEHLRDLAARHGIRLASDMVPNHMGIDSTWVTEHPDWFISRNESPFPVYSFEGPDLSTDSRVEIKIDDHYYDQTDAAVAFRLRQRATGETSFIYHGNDGTTFAWNDTAQLDYSKAFVREQVIQTIFYVARLFPIIRFDAAMTLAKRHVQRLWFPLPGVGGSIPSRAESAISNEEFDALMPNEFWREVVDRVAVEVPGTLLLAEAFWLLEGYFVRTLGMHRVYNSAFMNMIRDEENAKYRSYLKKTIEFDPDILGRYVNFMSNPDEKTAGEQFGDGDKFFGSCTLLATLPGLPMFAHGQIEGFNERYGMDFKQARMDEHPNEGLMGRYQHEIAPLLKKRYLFAGSANFVLYDFWGEHGSVDENVFAYSNRVGDERAVVLYNNAYQSTRGTIHISAASMDKGSGNLVQRSIVDGLAVSTDDGMVLAYRDPVRDLEYLYRASDLRDRGLTVDLRGYGYVVFQNWRQLRSTEQYPWDRLADMLQGAGVRSVEEAISKLRLRPLHESLRHAICASHIAAFDDAAKKAAHETISDAGNKIEKPAPPAAVSELTLEPTPTAPFSTRLKPFVDAGITFADRAKEMLPEEPAAPTPELTTKPAAQPTPEEIATEVSAVTKTPVEPVLAPEPAAPGNTYQQNAEALATALVAQAAAALKTPTPLPANKWPITLAWATIAALPTRPDLTPAEIYDRLYLRSALAEIFNSLGLEGEEAWRAAALVRILLTTPDWTDPDLLWLAGSSQSNGITYLNKERFAELTAWLDLPAILTGAKPKAVDAITALEKAGYRLDRYLAPAKLEAGSSKLTAGQEKPSPTSPISEEVEVARK